The following coding sequences lie in one Meles meles chromosome X, mMelMel3.1 paternal haplotype, whole genome shotgun sequence genomic window:
- the LOC123934526 gene encoding POM121-like protein 2: MGSYLSRHLGRYLGTAKAALLRPAWGHRYLRARPAHRPQGPVQSQVISLHQERWMRSRTRLPLPPHLDHPRVQRTTVPKARRSFHGKSPLRSFLGLDFSSSRESFVTHCLWKAQNVLNVWNMVTVNITPPEDGGSPSSRPATQEPPQSCAKEIRPRARSPGQRGKRRSRRRLRFEGPPAKRRRQSPGARPSAFRPVWKDGLVPSFVPRPGPLRRGLFSWHPGDGEDTRPGPDLLPGHHQATGESSGLVLRSDEHAPGPGPSRILASPWYPEPPPETQTSSPFTTLTRALPPHE; encoded by the coding sequence ATGGGCAGCTACCTGAGCAGACACCTGGGCAGATACCTGGGCACAGCCAAGGCCGCGCTGCTACGCCCCGCTTGGGGGCACCGGTACCTGCGGGCCAGGCCCGCCCACCGCCCCCAGGGCCCGGTTCAGAGCCAAGTCATCTCGTTGCACCAGGAGCGCTGGATGCGGAGCCGGACCCGCCTCCCGCTGCCGCCCCACCTGGACCACCCCCGAGTCCAGAGGACGACAGTCCCCAAGGCCCGGAGGAGCTTCCACGGCAAGTCCCCCCTCCGCAGCTTCCTGGGGCTGGATTTCTCTAGCAGTCGCGAGAGTTTCGTGACGCACTGCCTCTGGAAGGCCCAGAACGTCCTGAACGTCTGGAACATGGTGACCGTCAACATCACTCCTCCTGAGGACGGCGGGAGCCCCAGCAGCCgcccagccacccaggagccgccGCAGTCCTGCGCCAAGGAGATCCGGCCGAGGGCTCGCAGCCCGggccagagagggaaaaggaggagccGCAGACGTCTCCGGTTCGAAGGCCCCCCGGccaagagaaggaggcagagcccAGGGGCCAGGCCATCCGCCTTCCGGCCTGTGTGGAAGGATGGCCTGGTCCCTTCCTTCGTGCCCAGGCCTGGGCCTCTGAGAAGAGGCCTCTTCTCCTGGCATCCCGGCGACGGAGAGGACACCCGGCCCGGGCCCGACCTGCTGCCAGGACACCATCAGGCCACAGGAGAGTCATCGGGCCTCGTCCTGAGATCAGATGAGCATGCCCCAGGGCCTGGGCCCTCCCGCATCCTGGCGTCCCCCTGGTATCCTGAGCCACCTCCAGAGACTCAAACCAGCAGTCCTTTCACCACGCTGACCCGCGCTCTACCCCCGCATGAGTGA